In Rhizobiaceae bacterium, the following proteins share a genomic window:
- a CDS encoding N-acetyltransferase: MIFNEDTTSLIPLSVNTRPARNLSLSDREQEALQFISGLSEDYPDIQSWYVSKVVPGLRTGTRFLLPIHRDGELVAVGIAKNDGFERKICTVRVAPYHAGRGLGLRVFDGLLKWLDDDHPGLTVSATKLPAFERIFDWYRFRLTGVESGLYVPGRQEIGYNDAIFAKKDGQNKVLEPVHDRNLIASPKSVP, from the coding sequence ATGATCTTCAATGAAGATACAACCTCATTGATTCCGCTGTCAGTCAACACCCGGCCTGCAAGGAACCTCTCACTGTCCGACCGCGAGCAGGAAGCGTTGCAGTTCATAAGCGGTTTGTCCGAAGACTATCCAGATATTCAAAGCTGGTATGTTAGTAAGGTTGTGCCGGGTCTTCGGACAGGGACAAGATTTTTGCTCCCCATACATCGTGACGGGGAGTTGGTCGCCGTGGGAATTGCGAAGAACGACGGCTTCGAGCGGAAGATATGTACCGTTCGCGTCGCGCCGTATCATGCTGGAAGAGGCCTGGGGCTGCGGGTGTTTGATGGACTATTGAAGTGGCTGGATGACGATCATCCCGGCCTGACGGTCAGCGCCACAAAGCTGCCCGCATTCGAAAGAATATTTGACTGGTACAGATTTAGGCTCACCGGTGTGGAAAGCGGCCTGTACGTACCGGGTAGGCAGGAAATTGGCTATAATGACGCAATTTTTGCGAAAAAGGATGGTCAGAATAAAGTTCTCGAACCGGTTCACGATAGAAATCTTATCGCCTCGCCCAAATCTGTTCCGTGA
- a CDS encoding nucleotidyl transferase AbiEii/AbiGii toxin family protein, whose product VFDFSPSETVKTYSVEEIATEKIVALTDRARNQPRDLFDIWKLQSEFGIDLAELANPIAQKLVFRGRNAQELDEAFSRKEKALKATWSTRLDPQMSSTPQFETVFREVRRVFRQSNIFDLVNVEQQRLKNT is encoded by the coding sequence GTCTTTGATTTCTCTCCTAGCGAGACGGTAAAGACATATTCAGTGGAGGAGATTGCGACTGAGAAGATCGTCGCTCTCACAGACAGAGCCAGAAATCAGCCAAGAGACCTTTTCGACATCTGGAAACTTCAAAGTGAATTCGGGATCGATCTTGCCGAACTGGCAAATCCAATTGCCCAGAAGCTCGTATTTCGAGGCAGAAATGCGCAGGAACTGGATGAGGCCTTTTCAAGGAAAGAAAAAGCTCTGAAAGCTACGTGGTCGACGAGGCTTGATCCTCAAATGAGTTCAACACCTCAATTTGAAACCGTGTTTCGCGAGGTTCGTCGAGTATTCCGGCAGTCGAACATCTTTGATCTCGTTAACGTAGAGCAACAACGGCTCAAGAATACGTAG
- a CDS encoding Ig domain-containing protein: MRKVIFVAVILIASSATAGEIVWRSPTSGTLTPVSDPAPPLEPEQSVFGIRYEPIQVAAGTVVYAMPIGDVSGYVFASGNPLPPGLTLDPITGKITGLAAVAGNYNVTIRAQRDGFYSEMVISITIS; encoded by the coding sequence ATGCGCAAAGTGATATTTGTCGCCGTGATTCTGATCGCATCCAGCGCGACCGCTGGCGAAATCGTCTGGCGATCTCCGACGAGCGGCACACTGACCCCTGTTTCTGATCCTGCACCCCCGCTGGAACCGGAGCAATCTGTTTTCGGAATTCGTTACGAGCCCATCCAGGTTGCCGCCGGGACGGTCGTCTACGCTATGCCGATTGGCGATGTCAGCGGATACGTGTTCGCTTCGGGAAATCCACTGCCGCCCGGCCTGACGCTCGATCCAATTACCGGCAAGATTACCGGTCTTGCGGCGGTCGCAGGAAACTACAACGTCACCATACGCGCGCAACGGGACGGCTTCTATTCGGAGATGGTGATCTCGATCACCATCTCCTGA
- a CDS encoding SIMPL domain-containing protein has translation MFYGTLGRRTGASLVALSLALAAAMPMAARAEDSAKPREATIVVTGEGRAEMAPDMALIDLGVVKDAKTAREALDANNKAMADILAALKEAGIEDRDLQTSGFMINPQYQYPQSSTGENPPPVLIGFQVTNTVTLRVRDLSKLGEILDKAVTLGANQGNGIRFVNDKPDAAVSAARKKAVENAMAKAKELTDAAGVGLGRVLEISETTYRAEPMPMMRAIAKDYAEGGAVPLATGENSYSVTVNVTFALGS, from the coding sequence ATGTTCTACGGAACCCTGGGCCGCCGCACGGGCGCCAGCCTTGTCGCGCTTTCGCTTGCTCTTGCCGCTGCGATGCCGATGGCCGCGCGGGCTGAGGACAGCGCCAAGCCGCGCGAGGCGACCATCGTCGTCACCGGCGAAGGCCGCGCGGAGATGGCGCCCGACATGGCCCTGATCGACCTCGGCGTCGTCAAGGACGCCAAGACGGCCCGCGAGGCGCTCGATGCCAACAACAAGGCGATGGCCGACATCCTTGCCGCACTGAAGGAAGCCGGCATCGAAGATCGCGACCTGCAGACCTCCGGCTTCATGATCAACCCGCAATACCAGTATCCGCAGAGCTCGACCGGCGAGAACCCGCCGCCGGTGCTGATCGGCTTCCAGGTCACCAACACGGTGACGCTGCGCGTGCGCGATCTCTCCAAGCTCGGCGAGATCCTCGACAAGGCCGTGACGCTCGGCGCCAACCAGGGCAACGGCATCCGCTTCGTCAACGACAAGCCGGATGCCGCCGTCAGCGCGGCGCGCAAGAAGGCCGTCGAGAACGCCATGGCCAAGGCGAAGGAACTGACGGATGCCGCCGGCGTCGGCCTCGGCCGCGTGCTGGAAATCTCCGAAACCACCTATCGGGCCGAACCCATGCCGATGATGCGCGCCATAGCCAAGGACTATGCCGAAGGCGGTGCCGTGCCGCTCGCCACCGGCGAGAACAGCTATTCCGTCACCGTCAACGTGACCTTCGCGCTCGGCAGCTGA
- a CDS encoding N-acetyltransferase: MARTLLLTKFKNLSLNDPFFDSLKAGYDEFSAWFNGKAEEDVYVVVDEHQSLSGMIYLKSEHGPVTDVDPHLPDGHWLKVGTLKIEGKGTKLGERVIKKIFDTALDVGATGIYVTVFDVHESLIKLFSRYGFEQTGTKTTKNGVELVLSRSLTEHSMDMLKSYPFIRISHANLWLLAVYPEFHSRFLPDLILNNEPKEIVQDVSYTNTIHKIYVAKLPLTRMKKGDAVIMYRTSDNKGPAFYRSVATSICVVEETRRRKDFASLDEFLEYTKPHSVFTEGELKDMYVSWSRLYTVKMTYNVAFNKRITRGNLMELADVPEQPRWDLKPLSEAQFQKIIELGKVHEGIVID, translated from the coding sequence ATGGCGCGGACGCTATTACTTACAAAATTCAAGAATTTATCTCTTAACGACCCTTTTTTTGATAGCTTGAAAGCTGGCTATGACGAGTTCTCAGCCTGGTTCAACGGCAAGGCGGAAGAAGATGTTTATGTCGTGGTGGATGAGCATCAGAGCCTAAGCGGCATGATCTATCTGAAGTCGGAACATGGCCCGGTGACGGACGTTGATCCTCATCTTCCCGATGGTCATTGGCTGAAGGTAGGCACGCTGAAAATTGAGGGCAAAGGGACCAAACTCGGCGAACGAGTTATCAAGAAAATATTCGACACGGCTTTGGATGTGGGGGCGACAGGAATTTACGTGACGGTTTTCGATGTTCACGAAAGCCTCATAAAATTGTTTTCCCGCTATGGGTTCGAACAGACTGGCACAAAGACGACGAAGAACGGCGTCGAATTGGTACTTTCTCGTTCGCTGACAGAACATTCAATGGATATGTTGAAGTCCTATCCATTCATCAGAATTTCCCACGCAAACCTCTGGCTTCTAGCAGTTTACCCTGAGTTTCACTCACGATTCTTACCAGACTTAATCCTGAACAACGAACCAAAGGAGATCGTGCAGGACGTTTCCTACACGAACACCATACACAAAATCTACGTCGCAAAGCTGCCGCTAACTCGTATGAAAAAGGGGGATGCGGTTATTATGTACAGGACTTCCGACAACAAAGGACCCGCGTTTTATCGCTCCGTTGCGACCTCAATATGCGTTGTGGAGGAAACACGGCGGCGTAAGGATTTCGCTTCCCTTGATGAATTCCTTGAGTACACCAAGCCGCACAGCGTCTTCACCGAAGGCGAACTTAAGGACATGTACGTGTCTTGGAGCAGGCTCTACACGGTCAAGATGACCTATAACGTTGCGTTCAATAAGCGGATCACGCGCGGCAACCTCATGGAACTGGCTGATGTACCAGAACAACCGCGTTGGGATTTAAAGCCTTTGAGTGAGGCTCAATTCCAAAAAATCATCGAATTGGGGAAGGTACATGAAGGTATTGTTATCGATTAA
- a CDS encoding plasmid recombination protein gives MGYQFVHLEGYARKADAKGRDTNFIFGEASRRPEASVHVASPAPPIIVHGLKIEEVQELHDSAAASATVAVKGGKTRKLRSDQKTLHTVVASHPYTMNEIRADPDKRREAEAWEKRTVEWLRHQYGDDLQSVIRHEDESHYHIHAYVVAISDPELKAQKHHPGATAKRSVMDAGPIDGEDQKALMKRANAAYTATMRAWQDSYHEAVAVPSGLTRLGPQRRRLSRDEWQREQVQAQALKKTIEKAKIVKANGETFIAKTKADAATVAADAARQQEVARKITAAALAAQDRARQEQERAQAAMAYVARYNGWAGRFRAVWDGLRKSKLAERIRSELKGEIDRWRDIAQTAERKQLEAERQRFDAERKARDAQDAAMRAGIERDRLRSILSPASDPASPDLSPGPKLVLKPNFQKKEKT, from the coding sequence ATGGGCTATCAGTTCGTGCATCTAGAGGGCTATGCTCGCAAGGCGGACGCGAAGGGTCGGGACACGAATTTCATCTTTGGCGAGGCATCCCGTCGCCCCGAAGCTTCGGTTCATGTTGCGAGTCCTGCTCCACCTATCATTGTGCATGGCCTCAAAATTGAAGAAGTACAGGAATTGCACGATTCTGCTGCGGCCTCGGCTACGGTCGCTGTTAAAGGCGGAAAGACCCGTAAACTCCGATCCGATCAAAAAACACTTCACACGGTCGTCGCCAGCCATCCTTACACCATGAACGAAATCCGCGCCGATCCCGACAAGCGCCGGGAGGCGGAGGCGTGGGAGAAGCGGACAGTCGAATGGTTGCGACACCAGTATGGTGATGATCTGCAATCCGTGATCCGCCACGAAGACGAGTCCCATTACCATATCCACGCATATGTCGTGGCAATCTCCGATCCCGAGTTGAAAGCGCAGAAGCACCATCCCGGCGCGACCGCAAAGCGTTCCGTGATGGATGCTGGCCCAATCGATGGCGAGGATCAAAAGGCACTCATGAAGCGTGCCAATGCGGCATACACGGCAACAATGCGCGCATGGCAGGATTCCTACCACGAAGCAGTTGCCGTACCTTCCGGCCTTACGCGCCTTGGCCCGCAACGTCGTCGCCTGTCGAGGGACGAATGGCAGAGGGAACAAGTACAAGCCCAGGCACTGAAGAAGACAATTGAAAAGGCGAAGATCGTCAAAGCCAACGGCGAAACCTTTATCGCCAAAACGAAGGCTGACGCCGCCACGGTTGCCGCCGACGCTGCCCGCCAACAGGAGGTGGCTCGCAAAATAACCGCCGCTGCGCTGGCCGCGCAAGATCGCGCACGCCAGGAGCAAGAGCGGGCGCAGGCGGCGATGGCATATGTCGCCAGGTACAATGGATGGGCCGGTCGCTTCCGGGCGGTTTGGGATGGCCTGCGGAAATCAAAACTAGCAGAAAGAATCCGCTCTGAGTTGAAGGGCGAAATCGACCGCTGGCGGGATATCGCGCAGACTGCCGAGCGAAAGCAACTTGAGGCTGAGCGCCAGCGCTTCGACGCAGAGCGGAAAGCGCGTGATGCGCAAGACGCGGCGATGCGCGCTGGAATCGAGCGCGACCGGCTGCGGTCGATTCTTTCTCCGGCCTCCGATCCGGCCTCGCCGGACCTGTCACCAGGGCCAAAACTGGTACTGAAACCCAATTTTCAGAAAAAGGAAAAAACGTAA
- a CDS encoding ATP-binding protein yields the protein MLDTKLMIVFGVSGVGKTTVCAEYASGNDDVVHFSASALLRLHRETAGTRSTNEVIQDQHVLVDMVNVIRSETPVSLMLLDAHSLVYVGGHEVIIPADVIAAMKPDGLIFFKASGETISERRLSRGDTRNVVPQEIEKSQTNALRAAESYAELLPCRLLVIDASHGTDLGEAIRFLS from the coding sequence ATGCTCGACACGAAGCTCATGATTGTTTTCGGGGTGTCGGGGGTAGGAAAAACTACCGTTTGTGCGGAGTACGCGAGCGGCAACGATGATGTTGTTCATTTTTCAGCGAGCGCCCTATTGCGGCTTCATCGCGAAACCGCCGGAACGCGTTCCACCAACGAGGTAATTCAGGATCAGCATGTCCTCGTTGATATGGTGAACGTGATCCGATCTGAAACTCCTGTATCATTGATGCTCTTAGATGCGCATAGCCTTGTTTACGTTGGCGGGCATGAGGTCATCATTCCTGCCGATGTAATCGCAGCTATGAAGCCGGATGGACTGATTTTTTTCAAAGCCTCTGGTGAGACGATCTCTGAGCGACGCCTCTCACGAGGAGATACAAGGAATGTCGTCCCGCAAGAAATCGAAAAATCGCAAACGAATGCGTTAAGAGCCGCCGAGTCCTACGCCGAACTGCTTCCTTGCCGACTGTTGGTCATCGACGCAAGTCACGGAACAGATTTGGGCGAGGCGATAAGATTTCTATCGTGA